Proteins co-encoded in one Lates calcarifer isolate ASB-BC8 linkage group LG17, TLL_Latcal_v3, whole genome shotgun sequence genomic window:
- the LOC108881303 gene encoding LOW QUALITY PROTEIN: carboxypeptidase N subunit 2-like (The sequence of the model RefSeq protein was modified relative to this genomic sequence to represent the inferred CDS: inserted 2 bases in 1 codon), which translates to MLYPQTRNNQLTNMSRGEIIILFLSLLFESTLTQCENEKDCPKENQEVFSSVTDIPHTLRPGVTEVFFLDGKIKTIPNAAFATNPQLEKVDFMNTGTLSIEAGAFEGLVSLKDVEISNTALTSIPVGVFKDLSNLEKIILKFNKLRSLEKGLFDGLKKVKEIQLHGNEIELIQDGTFDDLENLVLLHLAKNNLSAASANWFSNLNKLQMLRLYENQLTAVPEGILQNLPNLKEIGLHGNKIAELPPNLFPHKDRLLKITLDNNLLTGLPQDFFVGFPQLKTLTLQKNQLTSLPPVLFGEMPKLTELSLSQNNLSTLPKGIFKPLKKVKKLDLSKNHFVTLSAEYFEGPEKLTELNLLNNKIKSLDADVFEKLQSLVTLKLAFNXKLKKLYLSDNPWHCDCNLISFHLWIKVNADKIVSPVVCEYPEHLKGKEIKSLTEDQLICPTLPPTTTLLTTTILTTTLTTTQPTTTILTTTPTTTLPTTTTTLLTTTILTTTLTTTMMLPTTTLPTTQPTTIHITTTPLFTTPTTTLPTTMTTPAPPITVQTTDPITTTPTTTLPTTTVPTTTVSNTPPATKVSTSTPTTTVITTIPTTMMIYTALLLVMIIFTLVLAGMTVSLYRLLQRKKRMHQTVNLTHVSYRRELILKPLQDAETQGL; encoded by the exons TTAACAAACATGTCAAGAGGAGAAATCAtcattctttttctgtctttactgtTTGAGTCTACATTGACTCAATGCGAAAATGAGAAAGACTGCCCCAAAGAGAACCAGGAAGTTTTTAGTAGTGTGACAGATATTCCTCACACACTGAGACCAGGCGTGACAGAAGTTTTCTTTTTGGATGGCAAGATTAAAACAATCCCCAACGCAGCCTTTGCTACAAACCCACAGCTTGAAAAGGTGGATTTCATGAACACTGGCACATTATCTATTGAAGCAGGAGCTTTTGAAGGTTTGGTATCCCTCAAGGACGTTGAAATCTCTAACACTGCATTAACATCAATCCCAGTGGGAGTATTTAAAGACCTCAGCAATCTGGAAAAGATTATACTGAAGTTTAACAAGCTCCGTAGTTTGGAGAAAGGCTTGTTTGATGGCCTTAAAAAAGTTAAAGAGATCCAGTTACATGGAAACGAGATTGAATTGATTCAAGATGGGACATTTGATGATCTCGAGAACCTTGTGTTACTCCATTTAGCTAAAAATAATCTTTCTGCTGCGTCTGCCAACTGGTTTTCAAACCTAAACAAACTACAAATGCTACGGCTTTATGAGAATCAGTTGACCGCTGTTCCTGAGGGGATTCTTCAGAATTTACCAAACCTGAAGGAAATTGGCTTGCACGGAAACAAAATAGCAGAACTACCACCAAATCTATTTCCACATAAAGACAGACTATTGAAGATCACTTTGGACAATAACCTTCTGACTGGTTTACCTCAAGATTTTTTTGTTGGCTTCCCTCAGCTTAAAACTTTGACCCTGCAGAAGAATCAACTGACAAGTCTGCCACCTGTGCTTTTTGGAGAAATGCCTAAACTGACTGAGTTAAGCCTCAGTCAAAACAATCTCAGCACTCTTCCTAAGGGAATATTCAAACCCCTGAAGAAAGTTAAGAAGCTAGATCTGTctaaaaatcattttgtcaCCTTGTCTGCTGAATACTTTGAGGGCCCTGAGAAGCTCACAGAGCTCAATCTACTGAACAACAAGATAAAGTCACTGGATGCAGATGTGTTTGAAAAACTACAGTCACTGGTCACACTGAAGCTAGCCTTTAA AAAACTCAAAAAGCTCTACCTCAGTGACAACCCTTGGCACTGTGACTGCAATCTGATTTCTTTTCACCTCTGGATAAAAGTGAATGCTGACAAGATTGTGTCGCCTGTGGTCTGTGAGTATCCAGAACATCTAAAAGGGAAGGAGATCAAATCCTTGACAGAAGATCAACTTATTTGCCCAACCCTTCCCCCCACTACTACTCTCTTAACCACCACCATCTTGACAACAACTCTGACAACTACACAACCAACAACCACCATACTTACTACCACACCAACCACCACTCTGCCAACCACCACAACTACTCTCTTAACCACCACCATCTTGACAACAACTCTGACAACTACAATGATGCTCCCAACCACAACATTACCAACTACACAACCAACCACCATACATATTACCACAACACCTCTTTTTACAACACCAACCACCACTCTGCCAACCACCATGACAACTCCTGCACCCCCGATTACGGTCCAAACCACAGATCCAATCACTACAACACCTACAACCACACTGCCAACTACAACTGTACCAACCACAACTGTCTCCAACACACCCCCAGCCACAAAAGTATCAACATCCACACCCACAACCACTGTAATAACAACCATACCCACAACAATGATGATCTACACCgctctgctgctggtgatgaTCATCTTCACACTGGTGCTGGCTGGGATGACCGTGTCTCTTTACCGCCTCCTGCAGCGCAAAAAGAGGATGCACCAAACGGTTAATCTCACTCATGTCTCCTACAGAAGAGAGCTCATCCTGAAGCCTCTACAAGATGCAGAGACTCAAGGACTTTAA